A DNA window from Moorella thermoacetica contains the following coding sequences:
- a CDS encoding bifunctional 4-hydroxy-3-methylbut-2-enyl diphosphate reductase/30S ribosomal protein S1 — protein MEVIVADYAGFCFGVKRAVEKAREAPKPVASLGMLIHNRQVVDQLAREGVRPVASLDEVNCGRILIRSHGTTPETLVRARDKGLEIIDATCPYVKRAQHLAQKMAAEGYQVIIVGDAAHPEVQGMLGWAGPGAVVVPDKKAAAALPFHPRRAVLAQTTQPESRLEEVAAALRSNTDTLVVHNTVCQATHQRQEAAVRLARQVDVMVVVGGKESANTRHLAELCRATGTPTYHVERAGELCRQWFINTRRVGVTGGASTPAWIIEEVVGMLTGEEKIMVPEEEKEPVTTQEPVASGQPVAPAEPEGNPAITGPEGGAEPPAAEAAKSGAFGGQEGPGVAPGETGTPEEQRNEMQQITARMPELRRGNVVAGTVVQITDNEVMVDVGGKSEGVIPLNELSHRNVTDPHEVVAVGDTINVMVLRPENEEGHPVLSKRRADRRVAWEKLEEHLASGEEIQGEVIEVVKGGLLVDVGVRGFLPASLVERGYVEDLNAYLGQTLRLRVIELDRSKNKVVLSRKAILEEEYEKQRQATWNSLEVGQVRKGIVRRLTNFGAFVDLGGVDGLLHVSEISWGRVEHPRDALSEGQEIEVKILGIDREEGKVSLGRKQLLPNPWDTAAERYPVGTIVEGKILRLAPFGAFVEVEPGIEGLVHISQLADRHVDKPEDVVSIGDIIPVKVLGVDQQAQRMSLSLRQAIREKNRKQAKPAEKPAENQNESGVKLGDLFGDLFEANQSTNQ, from the coding sequence ATGGAAGTGATTGTGGCTGATTACGCGGGATTTTGCTTCGGCGTCAAGAGGGCCGTAGAAAAGGCCAGAGAAGCCCCCAAACCGGTGGCTTCCCTGGGCATGCTCATCCATAACCGGCAGGTGGTGGATCAGCTTGCCCGGGAGGGAGTCCGGCCGGTGGCTTCCCTGGATGAAGTCAACTGCGGCCGGATCCTGATCCGTTCCCACGGGACAACACCGGAGACCTTGGTCCGGGCCCGGGATAAAGGGCTGGAGATAATTGATGCTACTTGCCCCTATGTAAAAAGGGCCCAGCATCTGGCCCAAAAAATGGCCGCCGAAGGTTACCAGGTGATTATCGTCGGCGATGCCGCCCACCCTGAGGTCCAGGGAATGCTGGGATGGGCCGGACCGGGGGCGGTGGTAGTTCCTGATAAAAAAGCGGCTGCAGCCTTGCCCTTCCATCCCCGGCGGGCGGTCTTAGCCCAAACCACTCAGCCCGAATCCAGGTTGGAAGAAGTCGCAGCAGCTTTACGTTCCAATACGGATACTCTGGTAGTACACAATACCGTTTGCCAGGCCACCCACCAGCGTCAGGAAGCGGCAGTCAGGTTGGCGCGCCAGGTAGACGTAATGGTCGTCGTCGGTGGTAAGGAAAGCGCCAATACGCGGCATTTAGCCGAACTTTGCCGGGCTACCGGGACGCCTACTTACCATGTGGAAAGGGCCGGGGAGTTGTGTCGCCAGTGGTTCATAAATACCCGGAGGGTCGGGGTCACAGGTGGCGCTTCGACCCCAGCGTGGATTATTGAGGAGGTAGTTGGAATGTTGACTGGAGAGGAAAAAATTATGGTTCCGGAAGAAGAAAAGGAGCCGGTAACCACTCAAGAACCGGTGGCCTCCGGGCAACCGGTAGCCCCGGCTGAGCCGGAAGGTAACCCGGCAATTACCGGACCTGAAGGCGGGGCAGAACCCCCGGCGGCTGAGGCCGCGAAGTCCGGCGCGTTCGGGGGGCAGGAGGGACCCGGGGTAGCCCCAGGGGAGACTGGAACCCCTGAAGAGCAAAGAAATGAGATGCAGCAGATAACCGCAAGGATGCCAGAACTACGCCGCGGCAACGTCGTTGCGGGTACGGTCGTCCAGATCACCGATAACGAAGTGATGGTAGATGTAGGGGGCAAATCCGAAGGCGTTATCCCCCTGAACGAGCTCTCCCATCGTAACGTAACCGACCCGCATGAGGTGGTAGCCGTTGGCGATACGATAAACGTCATGGTTTTACGGCCGGAGAACGAAGAGGGACACCCCGTACTTTCCAAGAGGCGTGCCGATCGCCGGGTAGCCTGGGAAAAATTGGAGGAACACCTGGCCAGCGGGGAAGAGATCCAGGGTGAGGTAATCGAGGTCGTCAAGGGCGGCCTGCTGGTAGACGTGGGCGTCAGGGGCTTTTTGCCGGCTTCCCTGGTGGAACGGGGTTATGTGGAAGACCTCAATGCCTACCTGGGGCAAACCCTGCGCCTGCGGGTAATCGAGCTCGATCGCAGCAAGAATAAGGTCGTCCTTTCCCGGAAAGCCATCCTGGAAGAAGAATATGAAAAGCAGCGCCAGGCTACCTGGAACAGCCTGGAGGTGGGCCAGGTACGCAAGGGTATTGTCCGGAGGTTGACCAACTTCGGTGCCTTTGTTGACCTGGGCGGTGTCGATGGCCTGCTCCATGTATCCGAAATCTCCTGGGGTCGGGTGGAACACCCGCGGGACGCCCTGAGCGAAGGCCAGGAGATCGAGGTCAAGATCCTGGGCATCGACCGCGAAGAAGGCAAGGTTTCCCTGGGCCGCAAGCAACTCCTACCCAATCCCTGGGATACGGCGGCCGAGCGCTACCCGGTAGGGACCATTGTCGAGGGTAAGATTTTGCGACTGGCTCCCTTCGGTGCCTTTGTGGAAGTTGAACCGGGTATTGAAGGCCTGGTCCACATCTCCCAGCTGGCCGACCGCCATGTCGATAAACCGGAAGATGTCGTCAGTATCGGCGATATCATCCCGGTCAAGGTCCTGGGGGTGGACCAGCAGGCCCAGCGGATGAGCCTCAGCCTGCGCCAGGCCATCCGGGAGAAGAACAGAAAACAGGCCAAACCGGCCGAAAAGCCCGCCGAGAATCAGAACGAGAGCGGGGTTAAGTTAGGCGATCTCTTTGGCGATCTCTTTGAGGCGAATCAATCTACAAACCAATGA
- a CDS encoding lysophospholipid acyltransferase family protein, which produces MFYQFAKFVCYLFLRFICRWEVRGQENIPAEGPVVIVANHVSYLDPVVVGVAFPRMVRFMAKEELFHIPIFKYIIRGLQAFPVRRGESDRAALKTALQILHQGQVLGIFPEGTRSPDGRLLPFQAGAAVLALKTGAVLLPVAIKDTDRVFRGGHIKITFGRPLKITTSGRNYTSQQVQDLTSAAYQEVKKMLA; this is translated from the coding sequence TTGTTTTACCAGTTTGCCAAATTTGTCTGCTACTTATTTCTCCGCTTTATATGCCGCTGGGAAGTCCGGGGCCAGGAAAACATACCGGCCGAAGGGCCGGTGGTTATCGTCGCAAATCATGTCTCCTACCTGGACCCGGTGGTAGTCGGCGTTGCCTTTCCGCGAATGGTACGTTTCATGGCCAAAGAGGAGCTTTTCCATATCCCCATCTTCAAGTACATTATAAGGGGCCTGCAGGCGTTCCCTGTTCGCCGGGGCGAGTCGGACCGTGCGGCCTTGAAAACCGCCCTGCAGATTCTTCACCAGGGCCAGGTCCTGGGTATATTTCCCGAAGGCACCCGCAGTCCTGACGGCCGCTTACTTCCCTTCCAGGCCGGGGCGGCGGTACTGGCCCTTAAAACCGGGGCCGTACTCCTGCCGGTGGCCATTAAAGATACCGACCGGGTCTTTCGCGGCGGCCACATCAAGATAACCTTTGGCCGTCCCCTGAAAATAACAACCTCCGGGAGAAACTACACTTCCCAGCAAGTTCAGGACCTGACGTCAGCCGCCTACCAGGAAGTAAAGAAAATGCTGGCTTAA